The genomic DNA TTCGCGGCCACTCGTGCGATCGGATAGCCGGTCGCCTTCGACGCCAGCGCCGACGAGCGGCTGACGCGCGGGTTCACCTCAATCACCTGGTAGGCGAAGGACTTCGGATCGAGCGCGTACTGAACGTTGCAGCCGCCTTCGATGCCCAGCGCGCGGATGATCTTCAGCGCGGAAGCACGCAGCATCTGGTACTCACGATCCGAGAGCGTCTGGCTCGGCGCGACGACGATCGAATCGCCGGTGTGTACGCCCATCGGATCGAGGTTTTCCATATTGCAGACCGTGATAGCGTTGTCGGCCGCGTCGCGGATGACCTCGTACTCGATCTCTTTCCAACCGAGCAATGAGCGCTCGATCAGCACCTGATGGATCGGGCTGGCGGAGATACCGCTCTGTGCAATCTCATCCAGCTCGGCCATGTTGTAGGCGATGCCGCCGCCGGTACCACCGAGGGTGTAGGCAGGGCGGATGATCAGCGGGAAATCGACACGGTCGGCGAACTCGCGCGCCTCGGCAACGGTGTGCGCAATCACGCTGTCCATCACCGGCTCGCCGATGTCCTGCAGCAATTGCTTGAACAGCTCGCGGTCCTCAGCGTGCTGAATCGCAGAGAGCGGCGTCCCGAGCAGCTTCACGCCGTACTCTTCGAGAATGCCGAGATCAGCGAGTTGTACTGCCAGGTTCAGCCCTGTCTGGCCACCCAGCGTTGGCAGCAGACCGTCCGGTCGCTCGCGCATGATGATGCGCCGAATCACGTCCGGAATCAGCGGCTCGATGTAGACGACATCAGCCACATCCTCGTCGGTCATGATCGTTGCCGGGTTGGAGTTAACGAGGATGGTTTCGATGCCCTCCTCGCGCAGCGCGCGGCACGCCTGCGTGCCGGCGTAGTCGAACTCCGCAGCCTGCCCAATAACGATCGGGCCCGATCCGATCACAAGAACACGTTGGACCCGGTCGCTCACGCAGTTACCCCTTCACCCTGGCGCTTCCCCTCGCGGAGGAGCGCGACAAACTGGTCAAACACATACTGGGTGTCCTGCGGCCCAGGGGCACCCTCCGGGTGATACTGGATGCTGAAGACCGGCAGACTCTCGTGCGCCAGACCTTCAACCGACTGATCGTTGAGGTTGATCTGCGAAACGCGCCAGCCGCTCGCGTCCGGCACGCTGTCGGCATCCACCTGATAACCATGATTCTGCGACGTTATGTGAACTCGCCCACTGGCGATGTCGAGTACCGGATGGTTGCCGCCATGATGTCCGTACTTCAGCTTGCTGGTCGTCGCACCAATGGCGTGGGCCAGAAGCTGGTGCCCCAGACAGACGCCAAGGTACGGGACGCCGTCGTCGATGATCGCGCGGATCGTGTCAGCTGCCGGGGCCGCGCGCTCAGGATCACCGGGCCCAGGCGACGTCAGGATTCCGTCCGGCTGCAGCGCGGCAATGTCGCTGTACGGCGTGTCGAACGGCACGACCGTGACGCGAACGCCGCGGCGCTCGAGCGACTCCAGGATGTTCTCCTTGACGCCGCAATCGATCAGGACGACGTGAAATTCTCCGACGCCAACGTCACGCGGTTCGTCTATCGTGACATCAGCGACGACATTCGTCTCAGCCGGCGTCCAGGCGGTCTTTGCGCGCTGTTGCAGATCGCTGATTGTGCGTTCGCCGATCTTCGATACCAGCAGCGCACGCATTGCGCCTTCGCGCCGAATGTGGCGTGTTAGCGCGCGGGTGTCGACGCCGGAGATCGCCGGGATGTCATGATTCCGGAAGTATTCGGCCAGCGTTCCTTCCGAGCGCCAGTTGCTCGGCCAATCGGTGTAGTCGCGGACAATCATGCCGGTGATCCACGGCTGTCGCGACTGGTCGTCGTCGTCCGTTACGCCGTAGTTACCGATGATCGGGTAGGTCATGCAGACGATCTGCCCGCGAAACGACGGGTCTGTCGCAACCTCCTGATACCCGGTCATCGACGTCGTAAACACTACTTCGCCTTCGGCGTCTCGCTCAGCGCCGAACGACGTTCCGCGGAAGACACTGCCATCCTCCAGGATGACGGCTGCATCCCCCTTATACACGCTCATCGTGGCGCACCTCCCCCTCGCAAATGGTGAGCACTGCTCGTCCACGCATTGTCAGTCCCAGCAGCGGTGTGTTCGCGCTCCTTGTCCTCAGCGAGTCAGCGCTGACGACCCATTCCCTCGTCGGATCTATCACGGTCACATCGGCACTCTCGCCTGCCGTCAATGTGCCGCCGTCCAATCCAATCGTCTTCGCCGGCGCAGACGTGAACAGCTCCACGACCTGCGGCCAGTCCAGATTGCCGCGTTCGATCAGGTGCACCATCGATGGCAAGGCAAGCTCCAGCCCGCTCATACCAAACGCAGCGCCCTTCAGCTCGCGCGGCTTGTCGCGCTCGGCGTGCGGCGCGTGGTCGGTCGCGATGAAGTCGAACGCGCCACGCTGAACCGCCTTCAGCAGACCCAGCGCGTCTGACTCAGGACGCAGCGGCGGGTTCACCTTCGCGCTCGAATCGGGCGCTGGCCCGCTGCCAACCGCCTCCTGCTCGCCGGCGAAACGCTTGCGCCCTGCCACCCATTCGTCGGTCAGCAGCAGGTGATGCGGCATCACCTCGGCAGTGCAGCGCACTCCGCGCGCACGGGCTGCCTCAATCAGCCGGATGCCTCGCTCGGTCGAGACATGCAGGACATGGAGCCAGCCGCCGGTCTCCTCTGCCAGTTGCAGATCGCGCTCGATGTAGGACTCCTCGGCCTCAGCCGGAATGCCCGGATCGCCCAGCTTTGCCGAAACCTCGCCCCGATGCATCGAGCCGCCCTGGATCATGTCCGGGTCCTCGCAATGCACCATGATCGGCACATTCAGCTCGGCAGAAAGGCGCAGCGCCTCGCGCATCACGTCTTCCGACTTCGTACTGTCCCCGTCGTCAGAGAAGCCAATGGCACCTGCTGCGGCCATCTCGCGGAGTGGCGCAATTTCCAGGCCCGCCCGAGCGACGGAAATCGTGCCGATTGGGTGAATGTGGATACCGGTCTCACGCCCACGCGTTACGATGTCAGCGACGCGCTCGGCGGTATCGAGCGGCGGAGTGGTGTTCGGCATGCAGCACATCCGCGTGAATCCACCAGCCGCGGCTGCATCTGCGCCGGACTGCAGGTCTTCCTTATAGGTCA from Thermomicrobiales bacterium includes the following:
- a CDS encoding carbamoyl phosphate synthase large subunit, producing MSDRVQRVLVIGSGPIVIGQAAEFDYAGTQACRALREEGIETILVNSNPATIMTDEDVADVVYIEPLIPDVIRRIIMRERPDGLLPTLGGQTGLNLAVQLADLGILEEYGVKLLGTPLSAIQHAEDRELFKQLLQDIGEPVMDSVIAHTVAEAREFADRVDFPLIIRPAYTLGGTGGGIAYNMAELDEIAQSGISASPIHQVLIERSLLGWKEIEYEVIRDAADNAITVCNMENLDPMGVHTGDSIVVAPSQTLSDREYQMLRASALKIIRALGIEGGCNVQYALDPKSFAYQVIEVNPRVSRSSALASKATGYPIARVAA
- the carA gene encoding glutamine-hydrolyzing carbamoyl-phosphate synthase small subunit, with the translated sequence MSVYKGDAAVILEDGSVFRGTSFGAERDAEGEVVFTTSMTGYQEVATDPSFRGQIVCMTYPIIGNYGVTDDDDQSRQPWITGMIVRDYTDWPSNWRSEGTLAEYFRNHDIPAISGVDTRALTRHIRREGAMRALLVSKIGERTISDLQQRAKTAWTPAETNVVADVTIDEPRDVGVGEFHVVLIDCGVKENILESLERRGVRVTVVPFDTPYSDIAALQPDGILTSPGPGDPERAAPAADTIRAIIDDGVPYLGVCLGHQLLAHAIGATTSKLKYGHHGGNHPVLDIASGRVHITSQNHGYQVDADSVPDASGWRVSQINLNDQSVEGLAHESLPVFSIQYHPEGAPGPQDTQYVFDQFVALLREGKRQGEGVTA
- a CDS encoding dihydroorotase, translating into TYKEDLQSGADAAAAGGFTRMCCMPNTTPPLDTAERVADIVTRGRETGIHIHPIGTISVARAGLEIAPLREMAAAGAIGFSDDGDSTKSEDVMREALRLSAELNVPIMVHCEDPDMIQGGSMHRGEVSAKLGDPGIPAEAEESYIERDLQLAEETGGWLHVLHVSTERGIRLIEAARARGVRCTAEVMPHHLLLTDEWVAGRKRFAGEQEAVGSGPAPDSSAKVNPPLRPESDALGLLKAVQRGAFDFIATDHAPHAERDKPRELKGAAFGMSGLELALPSMVHLIERGNLDWPQVVELFTSAPAKTIGLDGGTLTAGESADVTVIDPTREWVVSADSLRTRSANTPLLGLTMRGRAVLTICEGEVRHDERV